A genomic window from Streptomyces sp. 846.5 includes:
- a CDS encoding MBL fold metallo-hydrolase gives MFIAGFPAGAWGTNCYLVAPGPGEECVIVDPGHQATAGVEEAVREHGLKPVAVVLTHGHIDHVASVMPICGARGIPAWIHPEDRYMLADPERALGRAFGAQLMGELTVGEPDDLRILEDGSVLELAGLRLTVDHAPGHTGGSVTFRTPAAPELPPVLFSGDLLFAGSVGRTDLPGGDHDALLKSLARVCLPLQDETVVLSGHGPQTTIGRERASNPYLLQVAGATAAEPGAVRRGI, from the coding sequence GTGTTCATCGCCGGATTCCCCGCCGGGGCCTGGGGCACCAACTGCTACCTGGTCGCCCCCGGGCCCGGCGAGGAGTGCGTGATAGTCGACCCGGGTCACCAGGCCACCGCCGGGGTCGAGGAGGCCGTCCGTGAGCACGGGCTCAAGCCGGTCGCCGTCGTGCTCACCCACGGACACATCGACCATGTCGCCTCGGTGATGCCGATCTGCGGGGCGCGGGGCATTCCGGCCTGGATCCACCCGGAGGACCGCTACATGCTGGCCGACCCGGAGCGGGCCCTCGGCCGGGCCTTCGGGGCGCAGCTGATGGGCGAGCTGACCGTCGGCGAGCCGGACGACCTGCGGATCCTGGAGGACGGCAGCGTGCTGGAGCTCGCCGGGCTCCGGCTCACCGTCGACCACGCCCCCGGCCATACCGGGGGGTCGGTGACCTTCAGGACCCCGGCCGCACCGGAGCTGCCTCCGGTGCTGTTCTCGGGGGACCTGCTGTTCGCCGGCTCCGTAGGACGCACCGATCTCCCCGGGGGTGACCACGACGCCCTCCTGAAGTCGCTGGCCCGCGTGTGCCTGCCGCTCCAGGACGAGACCGTGGTGCTCTCCGGACACGGCCCCCAGACCACCATCGGCCGCGAGCGCGCGAGCAACCCCTACCTGCTCCAGGTAGCGGGCGCGACCGCCGCCGAGCCTGGCGCAGTGCGCCGGGGCATCTGA